One Tunturibacter gelidoferens genomic region harbors:
- the fabG gene encoding 3-oxoacyl-[acyl-carrier-protein] reductase: protein MSISAGRIALVTGSSQGIGRACALELARAGATVALAARNLEKLGDVAAEIAAAGGKAHAFALDVSSEESIKECAKAVIAHFGSVNILVNNAGITRDILALRMKRKDWDDVLTTNLTGAFLMTQAVMSQMVKSRWGRIINVTSVVGQTGQAGQANYAASKAGLIGLTKSLARELASRTITVNAVAPGFIETAMTEVLTTEQKAMNAQFIPLGRVGTDVEVAHAVSFLASEEASYITGHTLDVNGGMHMG, encoded by the coding sequence TGGTGACTGGGTCTTCGCAGGGGATTGGACGCGCCTGTGCGCTGGAGTTGGCGCGGGCGGGAGCGACGGTGGCGCTGGCGGCAAGAAATCTCGAGAAGCTGGGCGATGTAGCTGCAGAGATTGCGGCTGCCGGTGGAAAGGCGCATGCGTTTGCTCTGGATGTTTCGAGCGAAGAGTCGATAAAAGAATGCGCTAAAGCGGTGATCGCGCACTTTGGCTCGGTGAATATTCTGGTCAACAACGCCGGGATCACACGAGACATCCTGGCGCTGCGGATGAAGCGGAAGGATTGGGACGATGTGCTGACGACGAACCTGACGGGCGCGTTCCTGATGACACAGGCGGTGATGTCGCAGATGGTGAAGAGCCGTTGGGGAAGGATCATCAACGTGACCTCGGTGGTGGGGCAGACGGGACAGGCGGGGCAGGCGAACTATGCGGCCTCGAAGGCCGGCCTAATTGGGCTGACCAAGTCGCTGGCCCGGGAGCTGGCGAGCCGGACGATTACCGTGAATGCGGTGGCGCCGGGATTCATCGAGACGGCGATGACGGAGGTCCTGACCACGGAGCAGAAGGCGATGAATGCACAGTTCATTCCGCTGGGACGAGTTGGAACCGACGTCGAGGTCGCGCATGCCGTTTCGTTTCTCGCATCGGAGGAGGCCAGCTATATCACCGGACACACGCTGGACGTCAACGGCGGGATGCACATGGGGTAA